A genomic region of Elaeis guineensis isolate ETL-2024a chromosome 9, EG11, whole genome shotgun sequence contains the following coding sequences:
- the LOC105032691 gene encoding uncharacterized protein yields the protein MSGGAGGGGGGGAVKTPADFLKSIRGRPVVVKLNSGVDYRGILACLDGYMNIAMEQTEEYVNGQLKNKYGDAFIRGNNVLYISTSKRTLADGA from the exons ATGAGCGGCGGTGCAGGGGGTGGTGGTGGCGGTGGCGCGGTGAAGACGCCGGCGGACTTCCTGAAATCCATCCGGGGGCGGCCGGTCGTCGTCAAGCTCAACTCCGGCGTCGACTACAGAG GTATTCTAGCTTGTTTGGATGGATATATGAATATTGCAATGGAGCAAACAGAAGAATATGTCAATGGTCAACTTAAGAACAAATATGGGGATGCTTTTATAAGAGGAAATAATG TTCTCTATATCAGCACCTCAAAAAGGACTCTTGCGGACGGGGCATGA
- the LOC105032690 gene encoding uncharacterized protein, protein MECNRDEALRAKEIAERKFNAKDIAGAKKFALKAQNLFPSLEGITQMIATLDVYLASEMKLNGESDWYAILCLDASADEETMKKQYRKLALQLHPDKNKSIGSEGAFKLISEAWSVLSDKKRKMMYDQKRNIKGFQQKVSEPNRDHSVPNSSNGFYSFANNTKSSRRARKSTNGVAQSAAPPPSCPSKLDTFWTSCNRCRMQYEYLRVYLNHNLLCPNCHQAFLAVETGVPTNAPNSSISWSTKRHQQNSNHNSSMKNTYGHGNNSTFPGTAHPGFHHGGNVDSYSNTNFQWGSYTSSAGVACSKESAAQAADMIHQSYERIKRKYDETQAPVRREEAPQSKGYVSNKTFNGPVSYDASASGNAYEQERPASKVGRPAKRRRNNSGDAGHGRDGTEQMVTETGKTVASELEGANGVSGDYGKTRVTARQNNFSREYAQVDIRNILMEKAKSAVHKKLEEWNLDAAAKVAEKQATKQKQYQNDEDNENAADRVDGVAADKTQSNDSRIGKRQIPGINKDSPNDRNVDSGKETTQPISIDVPDPDFNDFDKDRTESSFDADQVWATYDNEDGMPRLYALVQKVISLKPFKIRMSFLNSKSNSELGPLNWVASGFSKTCGDFRVGRYEVSDTVNIFSHRVRWEKGPRGVIKIIPRKGDIWTLYKNWSPDWNEHTPDDVIYKYEMVEVLDDYDEEHGVCVTPLLKVAGFKTVFHRHLDPKEVRMIPREEMFRFSHQVPSYLLTGEEAHNAPKGCRELDPAATPFELLQVITEVKDVVMETAEQESS, encoded by the coding sequence ATGGAATGCAATAGGGATGAGGCCCTCAGGGCAAAAGAAATTGCTGAAAGAAAGTTCAATGCAAAGGACATTGCGGGTGCTAAAAAATTTGCTTTGAAGGCCCAAAATCTCTTTCCGTCGCTTGAAGGTATCACCCAGATGATAGCAACTTTGGATGTTTATCTTGCATCAGAAATGAAACTAAATGGAGAGAGTGATTGGTATGCAATTCTGTGTTTGGATGCTTCAGCTGATGAAGAGACCATGAAGAAACAGTACAGGAAGCTAGCTctccagcttcaccctgataaAAACAAATCAATAGGTTCCGAAGGTGCTTTCAAGCTTATTTCTGAGGCATGGAGTGTTTTGTCTGATAAAAAAAGGAAAATGATGTATGACCAGAAGAGGAACATAAAAGgtttccaacagaaagtttctgaACCAAATAGAGATCATTCTGTTCCTAATTCTTCCAATGGTTTCTACAGTTTTGCCAACAACACAAAATCCAGTAGAAGAGCTCGTAAGAGCACCAATGGTGTTGCTCAATCTGCTGCTCCTCCTCCATCTTGTCCGTCGAAACTTGATACATTCTGGACCTCATGCAACCGATGCAGGATGCAGTATGAATACCTCAGAGTATACCTTAATCACAACCTTCTATGCCCCAACTGCCATCAAGCCTTCTTGGCTGTTGAGACTGGGGTTCCTACTAATGCACCTAATTCCTCTATTTCTTGGTCAACTAAGCGGCACCAGCAGAACTCAAATCATAATTCTTCGATGAAGAATACTTATGGTCATGGGAATAACTCCACCTTTCCAGGAACAGCGCACCCAGGATTCCATCATGGAGGAAATGTTGACTCCTATAGCAACACAAACTTCCAATGGGGTTCATATACTAGTTCAGCTGGTGTTGCTTGCTCAAAAGAGTCGGCTGCTCAGGCTGCAGATATgattcatcagtcatatgagagaataaaaagaaaatatgaCGAAACACAAGCACCAGTTAGAAGGGAAGAGGCTCCTCAGAGTAAGGGTTATGTCTCAAATAAAACTTTTAATGGTCCTGTAAGTTATGATGCTAGTGCAAGTGGCAATGCATATGAACAGGAACGACCTGCTTCTAAGGTTGGCAGAcctgcaaagagaagaagaaacaatAGTGGCGACGCTGGTCATGGCAGAGATGGGACAGAACAAATGGTGACAGAGACTGGAAAAACTGTTGCTTCTGAATTGGAAGGGGCTAATGGTGTTTCTGGGGATTATGGTAAGACTAGGGTGACCGCCAGGCAGAACAATTTTAGCAGGGAGTATGCTCAAGTTGACATTAGGAATATTCTGATGGAGAAGGCTAAATCGGCAGTCCATAAGAAGTTGGAAGAATGGAATTTGGATGCAGCAGCCAAAGTGGCAGAGAAGCAAGCAACAAAGCAGAAACAATATCAAAATGATGAGGATAATGAAAATGCAGCAGATAGGGTTGATGGGGTTGCTGCTGATAAGACCCAGTCAAATGACTCCAGAATTGGCAAAAGACAAATTCCTGGTATCAACAAGGATTCCCCCAATGACCGTAATGTAGATTCAGGTAAGGAAACTACTCAACCTATATCAATTGATGTTCCTGACCCTGATTTCAATGATTTTGACAAGGATCGTACAGAAAGCTCTTTTGATGCTGATCAAGTATGGGCTACTTATGATAATGAAGATGGTATGCCTCGTCTATATGCCCTGGTCCAAAAAGTCATCTCACTAAAGCCTTTTAAGATCCGCATGAGCTTTCTCAACTCAAAGTCCAATAGTGAATTGGGTCCATTAAACTGGGTCGCCTCTGGTTTTTCCAAGACATGTGGAGATTTCAGGGTGGGAAGATATGAAGTCAGTGATACAGTCAATATATTCTCTCATAGAGTTAGATGGGAGAAAGGACCTCGGGGAGTTATTAAAATTATTCCTAGAAAAGGTGATATCTGGACACTTTACAAAAACTGGTCTCCAGACTGGAATGAGCACACACCTGATGATGTTATATACAAGTATGAGATGGTGGAAGTGCTTGATGATTATGATGAGGAGCACGGTGTGTGTGTCACCCCCTTACTGAAAGTTGCTGGTTTCAAAACGGTGTTCCATCGGCATCTAGACCCAAAAGAGGTTAGAATGATCCCTAGGGAAGAGATGTTTCGGTTTTCCCATCAGGTTCCTTCTTATTTGCTTACAGGTGAAGAAGCTCATAATGCTCCAAAAGGTTGCCGTGAACTGGACCCAGCAGCTACTccttttgaacttcttcaagtaatTACAGAAGTTAAAGATGTGGTGATGGAGACTGCTGAACAAGAATCTAGTTGA
- the LOC105032692 gene encoding uncharacterized protein, with amino-acid sequence MEAVGGEEELGLGFPFWVAACRRFKPGDPFFAAGDIERELIAKHVALDLTEDERYQLQKMEGGGINTVLCPIVGCGAQLNCLEDFEDHYHARHTASCSVCSRVYPTSRLLSIHVSEAHDSFFQAKVARGFPMYECLVEGCGVKLKCYKSRQQHLVDKHKFPRSFEFYRKAHPSKHQRQKYQRRQAAYRWEGTKETHMDVDRNTLKQPRQKYRPKQAGPESEETNMEVEEKIDNLASAVSKLSTSDSTPSSISFGHRHARGFAFVPRSIRQNQKQQSDAKR; translated from the exons ATGGAAGCGGTAGGAGGCGAAGaggaattagggttagggtttccatTCTGGGTCGCGGCTTGCCGGAGATTCAAGCCCGGCGATCCCTTCTTCGCCGCGGGGGACATCGAACGCGAGCTCATCGCGAAGCAC GTTGCACTAGATTTAACTGAAGATGAACGGTATCAGCTTCAGAAAATGGAGGGTGGAGGCATCAA CACTGTGTTGTGCCCTATTGTTGGCTGTGGTGCTCAGTTAAATTGTCTAGAGGACTTTGAGGATCATTACCATGCTCGGCACACTGCTTCATGTTCGGTTTGTTCAAGGGTTTACCCAACATCACGATTGCTTAGCATACATGTCTCTGAAGCACATGATTCCTTCTTTCAAGCAAAGGTTGCACGTGGTTTTCCAATG TATGAGTGTTTGGTTGAAGGCTGTGGAGTGAAGTTGAAGTGCTATAAAAGCCGGCAACAGCACCTTGTAGACAAACACAAATTTCCTCGTTCATTTGAATTCTACAGAAAGGCACACCCATCCAAGCACCAGCGCCAGAAATATCAACGTAGGCAAGCTGCCTATAGGTGGGAGGGAACTAAGGAGACACATATGGATGTTGATAGGAACACCTTGAAGCAGCCACGCCAGAAATATCGACCCAAACAAGCTGGTCCTGAGTCAGAGGAAACAAATATGGAAGTTGAAGAGAAGATAGATAATCTTGCTTCAGCTGTATCCAAGCTAAGCACATCAGACTCTACTCCTTCAAGCATAAGCTTCGGTCACCGACATGCCCGTGGCTTTGCTTTTGTCCCTCGGTCAATTCGACAGAATCAAAAGCAGCAATCAGATGCCAAGAGATAG